Proteins encoded within one genomic window of Gammaproteobacteria bacterium:
- a CDS encoding VOC family protein, with translation MRCRPWMRVVAIPGLALALGLALAPAWGGSAVLPPVADPPTHEYHPGKFVWIDLVTPDIAGAQRFYGGLFGWTFRETGTRRGPAGYSLAYLGETPVAGLAQRAPAPSQARAARWIAYASVADVGHAVARVEAAGGRTLIPARLVAGRGTMALVADPDGAPFGLIHAEGGDPPDYLAGTGDWVWALYQSPDASRAAAFYQDLAGYEVLQDDRFPGTPDFLLVAGGYVRASVVEIPAARGSLRPDWLYFVRVADVGAAISRAVALGGRVIVAADPAVAAGRIAVLADPAGGAFGLLEWNIDVAR, from the coding sequence ATGCGCTGCAGGCCATGGATGCGGGTGGTCGCGATCCCGGGGCTGGCACTGGCACTGGGGCTGGCACTGGCGCCGGCCTGGGGTGGCAGCGCCGTGCTGCCCCCGGTAGCCGATCCGCCGACGCATGAATACCACCCGGGGAAGTTCGTCTGGATCGACCTCGTGACCCCCGACATCGCCGGGGCGCAGCGCTTCTACGGCGGGCTCTTCGGCTGGACGTTCCGGGAGACCGGGACCCGGCGTGGCCCGGCCGGGTATTCCCTGGCATATCTCGGCGAGACGCCGGTGGCCGGCCTCGCACAGCGTGCACCGGCGCCGTCGCAGGCGCGTGCCGCCCGCTGGATCGCCTACGCCTCCGTCGCCGACGTCGGGCATGCCGTGGCCAGGGTGGAGGCCGCAGGTGGCAGGACGCTGATACCGGCACGGCTGGTTGCGGGTCGCGGCACCATGGCGCTGGTGGCCGATCCCGACGGCGCGCCCTTCGGCCTCATCCATGCCGAGGGAGGCGATCCCCCGGATTACCTGGCCGGGACCGGTGACTGGGTCTGGGCGCTCTACCAGAGCCCGGATGCCAGCCGCGCCGCGGCCTTCTACCAGGACCTCGCCGGCTACGAAGTGCTGCAGGACGACCGTTTTCCCGGCACGCCGGATTTCCTGCTGGTGGCGGGCGGCTACGTGCGCGCCAGCGTCGTGGAGATTCCCGCGGCACGGGGTTCGTTGCGGCCGGACTGGCTGTACTTCGTCCGGGTGGCGGATGTCGGGGCCGCGATCAGCCGCGCCGTCGCCCTGGGTGGTCGGGTGATCGTCGCTGCCGATCCGGCCGTCGCCGCCGGCCGCATCGCGGTGCTGGCGGATCCCGCCGGTGGTGCCTTCGGCCTGCTGGAGTGGAACATCGATGTCGCTCGCTAG
- the cax gene encoding calcium/proton exchanger → MRFSLNWLLVFVPAALALEATHAGAPLVFFAAALGLVPIAAILVHATEQLAVRTGDAIGGLLNATFGNAPELIIAAVALKAGLMGMVLGSIIGAVLANLLLALGLAFFLGGLKKHDQVFNAGAARVYSTIMLITVVCLAAPGAFEGLFGAEIAALRSDVLNLGLAVLLLALYGLYLVFMLKTHPELFVSAGGGAQAHEAQWSVSRAVGTLVAASVGAAFMSEVLVGAAEETGKALGMSQVFIGVVLLAVIGGAAELGAAVTMGIRDRLDLSVGIALGSCMQISLFVAPVLVLLSYVMAPMPLRLEFGKTAVGALLLSVLIGAAVCADGRSNWYKGVQLVAVYLVLALLMYLAPG, encoded by the coding sequence ATGAGGTTCTCGCTGAACTGGTTGCTGGTCTTCGTGCCCGCGGCGCTGGCCCTGGAGGCCACCCATGCCGGTGCGCCACTGGTGTTCTTCGCTGCGGCGCTGGGTCTCGTCCCCATCGCGGCGATTCTGGTCCACGCGACCGAGCAACTCGCCGTGCGTACCGGTGATGCCATCGGTGGCCTGCTCAACGCCACCTTTGGCAACGCGCCGGAGCTGATCATCGCCGCGGTGGCGCTCAAGGCGGGCCTGATGGGCATGGTGCTCGGCTCGATCATCGGCGCCGTGCTGGCCAACCTCCTGCTCGCACTGGGCCTCGCCTTCTTCCTGGGCGGGCTGAAGAAGCACGACCAGGTGTTCAATGCCGGTGCGGCACGCGTCTACAGCACCATCATGCTCATCACCGTGGTGTGCCTGGCGGCACCCGGCGCCTTCGAGGGATTGTTCGGGGCGGAAATCGCCGCGCTGCGGTCCGATGTGCTGAATCTCGGGCTCGCCGTGCTGCTGCTCGCCCTCTACGGCCTGTACCTGGTCTTCATGCTCAAGACCCACCCCGAGCTCTTCGTCAGCGCCGGCGGCGGCGCGCAGGCGCACGAGGCGCAATGGAGCGTGTCCCGCGCGGTGGGCACCCTGGTGGCGGCATCGGTGGGCGCTGCCTTCATGAGCGAGGTGCTGGTCGGCGCCGCGGAAGAAACCGGCAAGGCGCTCGGCATGTCGCAGGTCTTCATCGGCGTGGTGCTGCTGGCGGTGATCGGCGGTGCGGCCGAACTCGGTGCGGCGGTGACCATGGGCATCCGGGATCGCCTCGACCTCAGCGTCGGCATCGCGCTGGGCAGCTGCATGCAGATCTCGCTGTTCGTGGCACCGGTGCTGGTGCTGCTGAGCTACGTCATGGCGCCCATGCCGCTGCGGCTCGAGTTCGGCAAGACGGCTGTCGGCGCGCTGCTGTTGAGCGTGCTGATCGGCGCGGCGGTCTGCGCGGACGGCCGCTCGAACTGGTACAAGGGCGTGCAGCTCGTGGCCGTCTACCTGGTCCTCGCGTTGCTGATGTACCTGGCGCCTGGCTGA
- the ydiK gene encoding AI-2E family transporter YdiK has protein sequence MGLETHRVDLARNTLGVLFIGGLALASFWILRPFLAAFIWAVMIVVATWPLMRRVQSLLWQRRGLAVIVMTLAMLLVVVMPLVLAIATVASYADDVAHWATTLTTRQLGEAPAWLAGLPLVGERAAAAWNQFAGDGFSELALLLEPYIRDIARWFVGGAGTVGLLFAQGLLIVILSALLYAGGEGWGRWMLAFGRRLAEARGEQAIVLAGQAIRGVALGVIVTAILQSALGGIGLALAGVPFAGALTAVMFMLCVAQLGPILILGGGTAWLFISGSTGWGSFLLVWTLVVGLMDNFVRPVLIKRGADLPLLLIFAGVIGGMLSFGLIGIFVGPVVLAVTYTLVDAWVQEAPRVSA, from the coding sequence ATGGGCTTGGAGACGCACCGCGTCGACCTGGCACGCAACACGCTTGGCGTGCTGTTCATCGGTGGCCTCGCACTGGCCTCGTTCTGGATCCTGCGGCCTTTCCTCGCTGCCTTCATCTGGGCGGTCATGATCGTGGTGGCGACCTGGCCGCTGATGCGCCGGGTGCAGTCGTTGCTGTGGCAGCGGCGCGGCCTGGCGGTCATCGTCATGACCCTGGCCATGCTGCTGGTCGTGGTGATGCCGCTGGTGCTGGCCATCGCGACGGTAGCGAGCTACGCGGACGATGTGGCGCACTGGGCCACCACGCTCACGACCCGGCAGCTGGGGGAGGCGCCGGCCTGGCTCGCCGGGCTGCCACTGGTGGGCGAACGGGCCGCGGCAGCATGGAACCAGTTCGCGGGCGATGGCTTCAGCGAACTGGCCCTGCTGCTGGAGCCTTACATCCGCGACATCGCCCGCTGGTTCGTCGGCGGGGCCGGGACCGTCGGCCTGCTCTTCGCCCAGGGCCTGCTGATCGTCATCCTCTCGGCGCTGCTCTACGCCGGCGGGGAGGGCTGGGGCCGCTGGATGCTCGCCTTCGGTCGCCGGCTCGCCGAGGCTCGCGGTGAACAGGCCATCGTGCTGGCGGGCCAGGCCATCCGCGGCGTCGCACTCGGAGTCATCGTCACCGCCATCCTGCAGTCGGCGCTGGGCGGCATCGGCCTCGCCCTGGCCGGCGTGCCGTTCGCCGGCGCCCTCACGGCCGTGATGTTCATGCTCTGCGTGGCACAGCTCGGCCCCATCCTCATCCTCGGCGGTGGCACCGCCTGGCTGTTCATCAGCGGCTCGACCGGCTGGGGCAGCTTCCTGCTGGTGTGGACCCTGGTGGTCGGCCTGATGGACAATTTCGTGCGCCCGGTGCTGATCAAGCGCGGAGCGGACCTGCCGCTGCTGCTGATTTTCGCCGGCGTGATCGGTGGCATGCTCAGCTTCGGCCTCATCGGCATCTTCGTCGGCCCGGTGGTGCTGGCGGTGACCTACACGCTGGTGGATGCCTGGGTGCAGGAGGCGCCCCGGGTATCCGCCTGA
- a CDS encoding YgdI/YgdR family lipoprotein, whose protein sequence is MRGLLIVVAVALATACASSEYIISTNDGTMITTHGKPKLDEKTGMYSYEDAEGRKATITKDNVKQIMER, encoded by the coding sequence ATCAGGGGATTGCTCATCGTGGTGGCGGTGGCGCTGGCAACGGCCTGTGCCTCGTCGGAGTACATCATCAGCACCAATGACGGCACCATGATCACCACCCACGGCAAGCCGAAGCTGGACGAGAAGACCGGCATGTACAGCTACGAGGATGCCGAGGGGCGCAAGGCGACCATCACCAAGGACAACGTCAAGCAGATCATGGAGCGCTGA
- the aspT gene encoding aspartate-alanine antiporter: MWNWLVQTLRSYPEIAIFLALGLGFWLGKLRFGKFSLGVVTSTLLAGVLVGQLEISISGNVKSTFFLMFLFAVGYGVGPQFFGSLKGDGLPQVLFSIVQCVVVLVVAIVVGRLLGYDAGGTAGLLSGASTISAVLGVAADSIGRLDIAPGQKQAMLDAMPIAYAVTYIFGTAGSAWILASLGPRILRVDLAEECRKYEAEMGGQLAANHDRMSAYTQFVMRAYRVENPEWIGRGVAELEAGFGMRTFVQRMRRYGQLVDPATVGELRKGDVIAIAGRREVVVEGGSRIGPEVDDHELMDVEVQLLDVVVTSKELVGSTLAELVAGQLAESGRGVFLRRLLRTGVDMPVTANLRLARGDTMTLVGSKADVERVAPQIGYIDRATEETDMVVMGIGITIGALAGALSVQVGGVPLTLSTSGGALVAGLVCGWLRSVNRTFGRIPAPALWVFNNIGLNAFIAVVGISAGPGFIRGLQEQGLSLFLAGIAVTTIPLVVGVLVARHLFRMPAPIALGAAAGARTTTAALGAIEAEARSKVPALGYTVTYAVGQILLTVWGVIVVMLMA; this comes from the coding sequence ATGTGGAACTGGCTGGTCCAGACTCTGCGCAGCTATCCCGAGATCGCCATCTTTCTCGCCCTCGGCCTGGGCTTCTGGCTCGGCAAGCTGCGCTTCGGCAAGTTCAGCCTGGGCGTGGTGACCAGCACGCTGCTGGCGGGTGTCCTGGTTGGCCAGCTGGAGATCAGCATCTCGGGCAACGTCAAGTCCACCTTCTTCCTGATGTTCCTGTTCGCCGTGGGCTACGGGGTTGGTCCGCAGTTCTTCGGCAGTCTCAAGGGCGACGGCCTGCCGCAGGTGCTGTTCAGCATCGTGCAGTGCGTGGTGGTCCTCGTCGTCGCCATCGTCGTCGGCAGGCTGCTGGGCTACGACGCCGGCGGCACGGCTGGCCTGCTTTCGGGTGCCAGCACGATTTCTGCGGTGCTCGGCGTGGCTGCCGACAGCATCGGCCGGCTCGACATCGCACCCGGGCAGAAGCAGGCCATGCTCGACGCGATGCCGATCGCCTACGCGGTGACCTACATCTTCGGCACGGCGGGTTCCGCCTGGATCCTCGCCTCGCTGGGACCCCGCATCCTGCGCGTGGACCTCGCCGAGGAATGCCGCAAGTACGAGGCGGAAATGGGTGGGCAGCTGGCCGCAAACCACGACCGCATGTCGGCCTACACGCAGTTCGTCATGCGCGCCTACCGGGTGGAGAACCCCGAGTGGATCGGCCGCGGCGTCGCCGAGCTGGAGGCGGGCTTCGGCATGCGGACTTTCGTGCAGCGCATGCGCCGCTACGGGCAGCTCGTCGATCCCGCCACGGTGGGCGAGTTGCGCAAGGGTGACGTGATCGCCATTGCCGGACGGCGCGAGGTGGTGGTCGAGGGTGGTTCGCGCATCGGGCCGGAGGTGGACGATCACGAACTCATGGATGTGGAAGTCCAGCTCCTCGACGTGGTCGTCACCAGCAAGGAGCTGGTCGGCAGCACGCTGGCCGAGCTGGTCGCCGGGCAGCTGGCCGAGAGCGGCCGCGGCGTGTTCCTGCGCCGCCTGCTGCGCACCGGTGTCGACATGCCGGTGACCGCCAACCTGCGCCTCGCCCGTGGCGATACCATGACGCTGGTCGGCAGCAAGGCCGACGTCGAGCGCGTGGCACCGCAGATCGGCTACATCGACCGCGCGACCGAGGAGACCGACATGGTCGTCATGGGCATCGGCATCACGATCGGTGCGCTGGCCGGTGCCCTCAGCGTGCAGGTCGGTGGCGTGCCGCTCACCCTCAGCACCAGCGGAGGGGCGCTGGTTGCCGGCCTCGTCTGTGGCTGGCTGCGCTCGGTCAACCGCACCTTCGGGCGCATTCCGGCCCCGGCGCTCTGGGTGTTCAACAACATCGGGCTCAATGCCTTCATCGCCGTGGTCGGCATCAGCGCCGGGCCAGGCTTCATCCGCGGATTGCAGGAGCAGGGGTTGTCGCTGTTCCTGGCAGGCATCGCCGTGACCACCATCCCGCTGGTGGTCGGGGTGCTGGTGGCCCGCCACCTGTTCCGCATGCCGGCACCCATTGCGCTCGGCGCCGCGGCAGGTGCCCGCACGACGACTGCCGCCCTGGGCGCCATCGAGGCGGAGGCGCGCAGCAAGGTGCCGGCCCTCGGCTATACGGTGACCTATGCGGTGGGCCAGATTCTGCTCACGGTCTGGGGCGTGATTGTGGTAATGCTGATGGCCTGA
- a CDS encoding decarboxylase, which yields MNTPQGTHGAPAFQQGFSIPDLRHDHWARLAVVARAWAAAARRGEAAGQLVTDVRAALATVAELDEFCAFPGPRLHRALTDSLAGDEAGTFAALAQRLNAALSSGSFRHEAASWDPEAEPDTGLGDYLPPAAEADERRRPYFEVLSVSATDPAQYEEMRREIRRLRRVDDPFTYELVQAGSFEDAIVAVLVNPELQAIVIGDGFAFRSRRDWPELRDLLDRAMPFDAAAVDLRDYGLKLARVLKTLRPELDLYLLTERGAETLAGRPEAGCLRRIFYGVEELMELHLSILDGVGDRYETPYFDNLKRYSQKPVGTFHALPVARGKSVFRSHWIRDMGHFYGINLFLAESSATTGGLDSLLEPTGNIKRAQEMAARAFGARRAYFVTNGTSTSNKIVLQALLAPGDIVLIDRNCHKSHHYGMVLSGAQPLYLEAYPMTAYSMYGAVPLRSIKKALLDLKAEGKLDRARLVDLTNCTFDGHMYNPLRVMEECLAIKPDLVFLWDEAWFGFARFSPFHRLRTAMHAAAALKERLQSPAYREEYAAFRAQAGDLDPADPRLLDMRLLPDPDKARVRAYGTQSTHKSMSALRQGSMILVHDEDFADIEGAFEEAFFTHTSTSPNLQIIASLDVARRQMELEGYELVIRATDLALRLRREVNTHPLISRYFRILTPAEMVPAQYRESGIEDYEAGRGSRARLLDAWTRDEFALDPTRLTLVCGTAGYDGTAFKGLLAERYDIQINKTSRNSILVQTNINNTRSDVAHLVKVLGDIAREIDDRLRQGGEAARSGFATRVKALMEDVPELPNFSRFQGAFREDPKSATAEGHMREAFFMAYRMENCEHLPIDSKDMEQRLKKGPELVAADFVIPYPPGFPIMVPGQVITPDTIEFMRKLDVKEIHGYHAARGLRLLKTGALPGRRRKA from the coding sequence ATGAACACTCCGCAAGGCACGCATGGTGCCCCGGCATTCCAGCAGGGCTTCTCGATCCCCGACCTGCGGCATGACCACTGGGCCCGTCTGGCCGTGGTGGCCAGGGCCTGGGCGGCAGCCGCGCGGCGCGGCGAAGCCGCCGGGCAGCTGGTGACCGATGTCAGGGCAGCGCTGGCCACCGTGGCCGAACTCGATGAATTCTGCGCTTTCCCCGGGCCGCGGCTGCACCGCGCGCTGACCGACAGCCTGGCAGGCGACGAGGCCGGAACCTTCGCGGCGCTGGCTCAGCGGCTCAATGCCGCGCTGTCGTCGGGCTCTTTCCGCCACGAGGCCGCTTCCTGGGACCCGGAAGCTGAGCCGGACACCGGGCTGGGTGACTACCTGCCCCCGGCGGCGGAGGCGGACGAGAGGCGACGACCCTACTTCGAAGTGCTGAGCGTGAGCGCCACGGACCCGGCGCAATACGAGGAGATGCGCCGGGAGATCCGCCGCCTGCGGCGGGTCGACGACCCGTTCACGTACGAGCTGGTGCAGGCCGGCTCCTTCGAGGACGCGATCGTCGCGGTGCTGGTCAATCCGGAGCTGCAGGCAATCGTCATCGGCGATGGCTTTGCCTTCCGCTCGAGGCGCGACTGGCCCGAGCTGCGTGACCTGCTCGACCGCGCCATGCCGTTCGATGCCGCGGCCGTGGACCTGCGTGATTACGGGCTGAAGCTCGCCAGGGTGCTGAAGACGCTGCGCCCGGAGCTGGACCTGTACCTGCTCACCGAGCGCGGTGCAGAGACACTGGCGGGGCGTCCCGAGGCCGGATGCCTGCGGCGGATCTTCTACGGCGTGGAGGAGCTGATGGAGCTGCATCTCTCCATCCTCGACGGTGTCGGCGATCGTTACGAGACGCCTTACTTCGACAACCTCAAGCGCTACAGCCAGAAGCCGGTGGGCACCTTCCACGCCCTGCCCGTGGCCCGCGGCAAGTCCGTGTTCCGCTCCCACTGGATCCGCGACATGGGCCACTTCTACGGCATCAACCTGTTCCTGGCGGAGTCCTCGGCCACCACCGGCGGGCTCGACAGCCTGCTGGAGCCCACCGGCAACATCAAGCGCGCCCAGGAGATGGCGGCCCGGGCCTTTGGCGCGCGCCGCGCCTATTTCGTCACCAACGGCACCTCGACCTCCAACAAGATCGTGCTGCAGGCCCTGCTGGCGCCGGGCGACATCGTCCTCATCGACCGCAACTGCCACAAGTCGCATCACTACGGCATGGTGCTCTCCGGCGCCCAGCCGCTGTACCTCGAGGCCTACCCGATGACGGCCTACTCGATGTACGGTGCGGTGCCCCTGCGTTCGATCAAGAAGGCGCTGCTCGACCTCAAGGCGGAGGGCAAGCTCGACCGGGCACGGCTGGTGGATCTCACCAACTGCACCTTCGACGGGCACATGTACAACCCGCTGCGGGTGATGGAAGAATGCCTGGCGATCAAGCCGGACCTGGTGTTCCTCTGGGACGAAGCCTGGTTCGGCTTTGCCCGCTTCTCGCCCTTCCATCGCCTGCGTACCGCCATGCACGCCGCGGCGGCCCTGAAGGAGCGGCTGCAGAGCCCCGCCTACCGCGAGGAGTACGCCGCCTTCCGCGCGCAGGCCGGCGACCTCGACCCGGCCGACCCGCGGCTCCTCGACATGCGCCTGCTGCCGGACCCGGACAAGGCCCGGGTTCGCGCCTACGGGACGCAATCCACGCACAAGTCCATGTCCGCGCTGCGCCAGGGTTCCATGATCCTGGTGCACGACGAGGATTTCGCCGACATCGAGGGCGCGTTCGAGGAGGCTTTCTTCACCCATACCTCGACCTCGCCGAACCTGCAGATCATCGCCTCGCTGGACGTGGCGCGCCGGCAGATGGAGCTGGAGGGCTACGAGCTGGTGATCCGTGCCACGGACCTGGCGCTGCGCCTGCGCCGCGAGGTCAACACCCACCCGCTGATTTCCAGGTACTTCCGTATCCTCACGCCGGCGGAAATGGTGCCGGCGCAATACCGGGAATCGGGCATCGAGGACTACGAGGCTGGTCGCGGCAGCCGCGCGCGCCTCCTCGATGCCTGGACGCGTGACGAGTTTGCCCTGGACCCGACGCGGCTCACGCTGGTTTGCGGGACGGCCGGCTACGATGGCACGGCGTTCAAGGGGCTGCTGGCCGAGCGCTACGACATCCAGATCAACAAGACCTCGCGCAACAGCATCCTCGTCCAGACCAATATCAACAACACCCGCAGCGACGTCGCCCACCTCGTCAAGGTGCTGGGGGACATCGCCAGGGAGATCGACGACCGGCTGCGCCAGGGCGGCGAGGCTGCCCGCAGCGGATTCGCGACACGGGTGAAGGCCCTCATGGAGGACGTGCCGGAGCTGCCGAACTTCAGCCGCTTCCAGGGCGCGTTCCGCGAGGATCCGAAGAGCGCCACCGCCGAGGGCCACATGCGCGAGGCGTTCTTCATGGCATACCGCATGGAGAACTGCGAGCACCTGCCCATCGACTCGAAGGACATGGAGCAGCGGCTGAAGAAGGGACCCGAACTGGTGGCCGCCGATTTCGTCATTCCCTACCCGCCGGGATTTCCCATCATGGTGCCGGGCCAGGTGATCACCCCGGACACCATCGAGTTCATGCGCAAGCTCGACGTCAAGGAGATCCACGGCTACCACGCGGCCCGGGGACTGCGCCTGCTGAAGACCGGCGCCCTGCCGGGCCGACGCAGGAAGGCCTGA
- the glsA gene encoding glutaminase A: MAALGLVTLGCASVNAADPSPKQLQRVVDAAHAKYKDLREGNNADYIPILTKTPSELFGVVIATRDGKLYAAGDVDYKFSIQSVSKPFTAALVMTQQGPQVLDEKIGVEPTGLPFNSRLAIELYKDKRSVNPLVNAGAIAAVSLVQASSEADRWNRILGNISDFAGTPLTVLEDVYESEYTTAFGNRAIANLLFNYGRLYSDPEEAMRVYTRQCSIGVSARDLAMMGATLANLGVNPQTKKRVMKSEDVPELLAIMATAGFYDESGEWMYTAGLPAKTGVGGGIVAVVPGRMAIAAFSPRLNAAGNSVRSLHAIRDIAGELGVGVFGPNPN, translated from the coding sequence ATGGCGGCGCTGGGCCTGGTGACGCTCGGTTGTGCCAGCGTCAATGCCGCCGATCCGTCCCCGAAGCAGCTGCAGCGGGTCGTGGACGCCGCCCACGCGAAGTACAAGGATCTCCGCGAAGGCAATAACGCCGACTACATCCCCATCCTGACGAAGACACCCAGCGAGCTTTTCGGCGTCGTCATCGCCACCAGGGACGGCAAGCTCTACGCCGCCGGTGACGTCGACTACAAGTTCTCCATCCAGTCGGTCTCCAAGCCGTTCACCGCCGCTCTGGTCATGACCCAGCAGGGCCCGCAGGTGCTCGACGAGAAGATCGGCGTCGAGCCGACCGGCCTGCCGTTCAATTCGCGCCTGGCCATCGAGCTCTACAAGGACAAGCGTTCGGTGAATCCCCTGGTGAACGCCGGCGCCATCGCCGCGGTGAGCCTGGTGCAGGCTTCCTCCGAAGCCGATCGCTGGAACAGGATCCTCGGCAACATCAGCGACTTCGCCGGAACGCCGCTCACGGTGCTGGAGGACGTGTACGAATCCGAGTACACGACCGCCTTCGGCAACCGGGCCATTGCCAACCTGCTGTTCAACTACGGGCGCCTCTACAGCGATCCGGAAGAGGCCATGCGGGTGTACACGCGGCAGTGCTCGATCGGGGTCAGCGCCCGGGACCTGGCGATGATGGGCGCCACGCTGGCGAACCTTGGCGTCAACCCGCAGACAAAGAAGCGCGTCATGAAGTCCGAGGATGTGCCGGAGCTGCTGGCGATCATGGCCACGGCGGGCTTCTACGACGAGTCAGGCGAGTGGATGTACACGGCCGGCCTGCCGGCCAAGACCGGCGTCGGTGGCGGCATCGTCGCGGTGGTGCCGGGTCGCATGGCGATCGCCGCCTTCTCGCCCCGGCTCAACGCCGCGGGGAACAGCGTGCGCTCGCTGCATGCCATCCGCGATATCGCCGGCGAACTGGGCGTGGGTGTGTTTGGCCCGAACCCGAACTGA
- a CDS encoding TetR family transcriptional regulator, whose amino-acid sequence MPDDRMLGSIEDRFAGVGRTPKGCRARRTIFRATVATVAEVGLRDTSLEQIAGRAGLTQAALRHYFATREELLSDFFTSATEWLQEQVGGFLKRKDLSPRERLERCIGWHLEYMESVDTAFWLEASAYWLRQPQRRQTRDRWLVANYAAVIGELRPTLDARERQRRGYCVLTLVLGAWITHGKGSAVLPSGPATERRQLLLDAAMGLALR is encoded by the coding sequence ATGCCGGACGATCGCATGCTGGGCTCCATCGAAGACAGGTTTGCCGGCGTCGGGCGCACGCCCAAGGGATGTCGCGCGCGGCGCACCATATTCCGTGCGACCGTGGCCACCGTCGCCGAGGTCGGCCTGCGCGACACCTCGCTCGAGCAGATCGCCGGCCGGGCCGGACTGACCCAGGCGGCGTTACGCCACTATTTCGCCACCCGGGAAGAACTGCTGAGCGATTTCTTCACCAGCGCCACCGAATGGCTGCAGGAACAGGTCGGCGGCTTCCTCAAGCGCAAGGACCTGTCCCCGCGCGAGCGGCTGGAGCGCTGCATCGGCTGGCACCTGGAGTACATGGAGTCCGTGGACACGGCGTTCTGGCTGGAGGCCTCGGCCTACTGGCTGCGCCAGCCGCAGCGCCGGCAGACGCGGGACCGCTGGCTGGTGGCGAACTACGCGGCGGTCATCGGCGAACTCAGGCCCACGCTGGACGCCCGCGAGCGGCAACGCCGGGGCTATTGCGTCCTCACCCTGGTCCTCGGTGCCTGGATCACCCACGGGAAAGGCAGCGCCGTGCTGCCATCGGGCCCGGCCACCGAGCGGCGCCAGCTGCTGCTCGATGCCGCCATGGGCCTGGCCCTGCGCTGA
- a CDS encoding DUF3302 domain-containing protein, which produces MSTHRASRLAAAAALGLASGAARASFLSGEALDQAADVIAVVVIIIVPIIAVTVFWLVHILPEKVAEKREHPQKDAIKVLCLLSLVFGGMLWPFAWILAYTKPVLHKLAYGRDRHDDYYRHLAGQDGAEAGELVGDVSRLRREIDNLTARGRVPEELIDLRSRLADLESRLPVPAPPKGEQT; this is translated from the coding sequence ATGAGCACGCATCGCGCCTCGCGACTGGCAGCCGCAGCCGCGCTGGGCCTGGCGAGCGGCGCCGCCCGGGCGTCATTCCTCTCCGGCGAAGCGCTCGACCAGGCGGCCGACGTCATCGCCGTGGTGGTGATCATCATCGTGCCCATCATCGCGGTGACGGTCTTCTGGCTGGTGCATATCCTGCCGGAGAAGGTCGCGGAGAAGCGCGAGCACCCGCAGAAGGATGCCATCAAGGTGCTGTGCCTGCTGTCGCTGGTGTTCGGCGGCATGCTCTGGCCCTTCGCCTGGATCCTCGCCTACACGAAGCCGGTGCTCCACAAGCTGGCCTACGGCCGGGACCGCCACGACGACTACTACCGGCACCTGGCCGGGCAGGACGGCGCGGAGGCGGGTGAACTCGTCGGCGATGTCAGCCGGTTGCGCCGCGAGATCGACAACCTGACGGCCCGCGGCAGGGTACCGGAGGAGCTGATCGACCTGCGCAGCCGGCTGGCCGACCTCGAATCGCGGCTGCCCGTGCCGGCGCCGCCCAAGGGGGAGCAGACCTGA